The following proteins come from a genomic window of Coffea arabica cultivar ET-39 chromosome 11c, Coffea Arabica ET-39 HiFi, whole genome shotgun sequence:
- the LOC113716402 gene encoding F-box protein CPR1-like, which translates to MSDYIPCHLLANVLLMLPCDSLLRSRCVSKSWRALIDSSDFIKMHLHRAHQKANSSNGIQIIALNQNIFYTLDLDLEAHSSRTSGSAKQLNCPSDYSGNEVRLIGSCNSLFCLRYPYRREIVWWNPWIQKSWKLPSFPVEYSMYGRAPFLLGFGYDRVNDDYKVLKRISSTSLFDTDRLSWCDEVFVYSLKMNTWRRTEHFLFKVSDYDCYCTADCVLANGALHWFMKERRLNGVSYIVSFDLSSEEFRKLPCPRYPENFVHQNLRILNGCLCLVPYYKVNGRYAADLWVMEEYGVDKSWAKLTSVTMPLGSKFRSLTPLALSKNKRQLLLQIDGEKLILHDLETKCISDLAIRGDASYFQSSCTCIASLVRPLGTD; encoded by the coding sequence ATGTCAGATTACATTCCGTGCCATTTGCTTGCCAATGTGCTTTTGATGTTACCATGTGATTCTCTACTACGATCCAGGTGCGTTTCAAAATCATGGCGCGCCTTAATTGATAGCTCAGACTTCATCAAAATGCATCTCCACAGAGCCCACCAAAAAGCAAATTCCTCCAATGGGATCCAAATTATTGCCCTGAACCAAAACATCTTCTACACTTTAGATTTGGATCTTGAAGCTCATAGCTCTAGAACTAGTGGAAGCGCCAAACAGCTCAACTGCCCTTCGGATTACTCTGGCAATGAAGTTCGTTTGATAGGATCTTGCAATAGCCTCTTCTGCTTGAGGTATCCTTACAGACGTGAAATTGTTTGGTGGAATCCATGGATTCAAAAGTCTTGGAAATTACCCTCTTTCCCAGTTGAATATTCCATGTATGGtcgagctccttttcttctCGGGTTCGGGTATGACCGCGTGAATGATGACTACAAAGTGCTGAAAAGGATTAGCTCTACAAGTCTATTTGATACAGATCGATTGAGCTGGTGTGATGAAGTCTTTGTTTATAGCTTAAAGATGAACACATGGAGAAGGACGGAGCATTTTCTGTTTAAGGTGTCCGACTATGACTGCTATTGCACTGCAGATTGTGTACTTGCCAATGGTGCATTACATTGGTTCATGAAGGAAAGGAGATTGAATGGCGTTAGTTACATCGTTTCCTTTGATCTTAGCAGTGAAGAATTCCGGAAATTGCCTTGTCCAAGGTATCCTGAAAATTTTGTTCACCAGAACCTGAGGATCTTGAATGGATGCCTTTGTCTAGTGCCCTATTATAAAGTAAATGGAAGATATGCTGCTGATTTATGGGTAATGGAAGAGTACGGGGTGGACAAATCTTGGGCCAAGTTAACTTCTGTTACAATGCCTTTAGGTTCGAAATTTCGAAGCTTAACGCCTCTAGCTCTGTCAAAGAACAAGAGGCAATTGCTTTTGCAGATTGACGGAGAAAAGCTCATTCTTCATGATCTTGAAACAAAATGCATTAGTGATTTAGCCATTAGGGGCGATGCGAGTTACTTTCAATCATCATGTACATGTATTGCAAGCCTTGTTAGGCCTTTAGGAACTGATTAG